Genomic segment of Schistocerca piceifrons isolate TAMUIC-IGC-003096 chromosome 1, iqSchPice1.1, whole genome shotgun sequence:
CCTAGGATGCAGCAGCCCATATTCTGCTGCAGGAGTATAGCATGTTGTATGTCTGGAGAGGGATAGAAGTGATGTAGGAAGCCAATTCCCACTGCCACTTCTGTGAAGCCCATGAAGTAAAAGGTCCATGTGTGTTGGTGATGAGGCAACAGTTGTAGGTACTGTGCAACATGATTTTTGATTTATTATCCAAGTGAAGTGTAGTGATGATGTTTTGTTCAATGTCAATGTGCTCTCCAGCAGTATTTAGCTAATGTTGGATCCAGTGTCTACCAAAATGCCCTGTCTTGAAGTTAGGTTGAAGATGTACAGTCAGACTCCCAGGTGAGCCTTTGAGGGGACATGTGCTTGAATCACTTGTAGTGACCTTTGGAGACTTTACACTATGATGCAAACCTATGTGTCTGTTATCACCCATGTCTGGATTGTGGAGGAACACACACAGTGCGAAGTAGTTATGTCCAATGGTGCAGGACTAACAATGGTACCAGCGTAACTGCGACCATGATGGTGGCCTTGTATCTAGGTACCAATGAAATGGTGTGGTGGCTGCTTGTTGTTCCATTTGGATGATGGGTGATGACGTCCTCTTTGTGAGTAATCTTTGAGGATCGTGTCGGGTCAGTGGGTTGGGTGCACAGCGATGGTCATGTGCTATGTGGTGTGAATTTATACTTGTTGCTGATTTTCTCGTGGTGCACTAGTACAGTAAATATTCTGTCCGCCAGAGCTAACCGTTTTTCTTCGGTTTCAGCTTTGTGTGCTATCACAGGCAGTTGTAGTTTTGGCAGAAGTTTAAGAATCCAGAGCATATGAAGGCCAGCATCCAGCAGGAAGTTAATGTCAAGTGTGGCTCAGAGTTGTCACCAAAGCTGAGATGGCATTCTATCAGCCAATTTATTGTCATAGATACCTTGTTTTAACTGTTGCTTGGATATCCATAAAAGTCGTTGCAACAGAGCAGATTTGGCAGTATAATACTTTTTGTGGGTAGGCGGCGCTAATATGTCGTTACTGATGTTTTCTGCCAGATGATAAATCAGGACGACAAATTGGGTGTTGTCATCTGAAATGCCTAGTTAACTAAATAAACATTACATGATGGCAATTCATATAGCAAGTTGTTACGGTCGAATCTGTGTGTTTAGACTCAAAGCTTATTCTGTGAGGTTGGTAATGGCTGTGTTACGGTCGGCCAAGCTGGTGTTGGCGACAGCAGAATTTGATGAGGTGATGGCACAGTATGAAACATGGCTCCTAAGATGTCAGCACAACCAACTGACTGTGTAGGTATGTGCAAAGCAGGTGAATGTCTGGTCGCATTATGTGCTGCAGGCATCCCAGTTGGCTCATGAAGTTCATTACTTCCTGATTTTGTGTACATTCTAAGTCCAATAAAAATTTGTTTGTTGGCTGTCATTGTAGAGTAGTAGGAATTGTTTTGGTCAGTAATCTTCTACTCATAGCCACGTTAAATTCGTGTTTTATCACAGGTTGATGATCGACACAATGATTGCACTGTCAGTATACTACACGCGCATTAAACCCAGGAGCGATGTTCCAAAGAGCAGGGTGATATGTTTTTACAACGAAACAGGACTGCTTTGATAATACACATCAAAATATTCATACAAAACTTTCCATGACGTGTTTTGCAGTTGACAAAGGGTTAGCACTACGGAAGTATGACAGGAAACAGGAGTCGAGACTAGTGATGACGAATATAACATGTCTACATCGTATCACCACTCTGCTGTCTTTCACTCGCCCACAGATATTCCTCTGCTGTCTGGTTAGCGATGTGTGTCGCTACCAATGTCCCAACAGACTAAATGTCTAGACATACAATATCATTTCactaatgaaaaaatgaatgatggTTCTGTTCTTGGATCCTGTGACAGATCAGAAATCAGTTGGTGTGCATGTTAATTAAAGCACTTGTCAAAGAAAAATTCCACTCtatactccattcaccgaaacaagagacgtactgtaaacacggcaaggcgcgtgaccatagcgctgccgtcgaggggtgtacaaggcaggggcgtcagaaattaaaaaaatgaaagttgTGTTTTTTATAgtttggcacctgaacatgataaagtgatccgagaactaccttccgACACCCTTTTTTACGTTACATCAAAATTTATTGTCAATGAAAAAGAGAACTATTTAAGCTTTCAGTaaaagttgttttttcgcgttactctatatttatcacgccatatctcctaaactgtgtgtcgcacagcaaaataattttataattgccttcagtactatatgttgatgacttctgcaaattttctgccctatagagtcagtaatagtgaagtaataaattaaaatctcacgtctgatgcagaacttttaccaaatcatcatccgaaatatagtaagcgacaaacttttcccctttaaattttttttgtaggGGTATAAGCGAGAagagtttcagaaaggtttgaatttaattttgtagtttgttcaaatgcgatgggtgcaaccgtttgttctttatgagcgatgcattgtgcggttcACAGGCGCGGTGCTCAGTCAGTGTGGCCatctcagttgcaggtgtgagctcgttagtgggtgttgtacataggcgatttcaggatatcttaagttcatctgtaaagaccttgaaagactagttgttgattattagagtaagtaaATGTGTTTTTAGTCATGTTGAGCATTCACAgtttatgtgcgcatccaatagcgttacattgtttcttattttatatattcacttatttcattagaatctcatacggctgtcctcattatgtcatccacggattcagcgagcgaggtcgacgtgtcagttctgagtccaccaaagaagcgagcaaagaataaatcattaagttcttctgagaagcacatggtgcttaatgtgtatcaaacggaactgttacatccagagtagtcgatgagtgacattgtttcgaaaacagctgcagctacaggtgttcgacgttcttcagtgtatcgtgtgataagtgagtacaaagccacacactctttgaagtctcccaagaaaggaaaattaccacagaaactttctgaaagtgttgatgacttcgatagaaatgcgatacgaaggaaagtacacgattttttttttcgtaacgaattACCAACAATTAAGaaagtgcttacagtcgtgaacgaagatgcagatctgAGAAAATTTCGGAGAgctacattttataagttattgagagaaatgaatttcaaatatgtccggcgtgggcgcgatagcttgctaatagacagggatgacatcattttatggagaTGGCGTAATCTTCGAGccattaaacggttgagagatgaaggcagacccatttactatttggaagagacgtgggtgaacgcacgacatacccgaagttacgtctgggtagatgacactataaattcctcaaaacaagcgtttctgtctggattatccaccggaagcaaggaaccatcaggtaaagggaaacgtctgattatcgcaTACATTGGCAGCAAACCAGGGTTCGCTGAAGGATGTTAGTGGACTTTCTAATTCAAGAAAAGTGGAGATTATGATGAGGAGATGTGCTccgaaaccttcgagaagtggtttcaagCTGTTCTCcctcggcttcaggaaaatgcagttatcGTTTTTGATAACGCGCCGTACCATTCTCgcagaaaagaaaaagttcccaatgcgaattccaataagcacgaaatatcagagtcaataaaatctaaaaacatcgatttcgaagacggtatgttgaagaaagaacttttagatatagttaaaaatcacagaactgcacacaacgaatacgcaatagatgaaatggcgaagaatgcagggaaatctgttctcagaattcctccataccactgtgaattaaatgccatcgagttagtgtgggccagaatcaaaggctatgttgcagcgaaaaacaaaacatacaaaatgccggaagttaaagtactgctagaagaagcagtaagaacagtgactgcagaggacCGGAACAAGTGCGTCCTCCGTGTCGTAGAAAACGTGAAAACTCAAATGttgaaattagactgcattatagaggagagagaggagcgaTTTCTTATAAACttcaatgaaaacagttcaagttcgacagagtgaaccttgtttcgtccttcatcattattattactggtattgttattaaaattaacaattaattgtgtttgaatggagcgttttgttagcaacccgaatgaaaataaatctgcttcgacagaatgaactcagtttaacattattttaacattattgttaaatttatttcgtacattgttgcccaggtttctcacggtccgctgtgacagctTGGCAGCCATCTgaacgccgccagctgcaaagcgtgcgccaaggattttccacacccatacgtatcacgtgaacaccgaatgccttctctggaaacgagcgtagtcgTTCACATGACACTGTTTTTGTTTCGTCCCAGCTCTCAGTGAATAGACTTTAGTTGTAGAAAATTATCAATTGCCTCTTTAAAATCAGCAAACAAGAGTTGGAATAATATATAGCATAGCTTGTTGTGCTAAGAATATTGTAATGTTTGTGTGCAGATGAGCAATAACTCAAAGGAACATATgatgtttttatatattttctgcTTCCAATTGACACACTATTTTTCATTCCTTTGCATACTTTTTGTCTTGTTATCACCattaatgaattctactctgtctCTAGTGTTTAAAGTGCCTTCCTCTTTACTCAAGCAGTAACACTCATTTACCCCAAACTGTAATAACTTAATTACAATCAGTCCAACAAGCTGTCACTTACGTGAAAAAAGGATACAAATACAAAGACATGATGACTGTACATTTCGCAATTACGTGCATGTTGGATGCTTGTGCTGCAGAATTAAGTTTGCGTAGACAGTTAATGATAAGTCACAATATTCAGGGTTCCATGTGGTAATTTTCAATCATTTATGAAACAGTTTGGTGCTATTTCAATATTCTTGATTGCCAAGCAGAATGAGGCAATATTGACAGAAGACTTAAACTGAAATTTCTAGTGTGTACACAAGACATTCAGTTCAGTACTTCTTATAGAACTCCAAAAACAATAAAATAGTTTTATCAAGCAAAGAAACAAAAGACACAGAGAGTGTTAAGCTTCTGGGACTACAAACTAATAGGAAAACCCCATGTTGTGCCAAGTTCAACTACTTTTGCAGTAGAAATGATTGCTGCTGTAGGtgatttaaaaaatgaagaagCTTGTCTATTCTGGATGTTTCCATTCCTTAATGTGTTATGGAATCATCTTGTGGGGGATGGAACTTACAGGGACAGTATTTTCAGAAAATAGAATGACAGTTTTATCTGATGTTAATTCTAGAACTTCTACAGAGACCTCTTCAAAAATCTGCTATATTGACAACTAGTTCacaatacatatatattcatttaaGTCCACTGTCATTACCattatttctcttttctccaaacacaATACAAAGCATGAATGTAGAATTACAACCAGTAACAGCTTCTATAAAGACAGAAGGGAGTAAGATGCATGGGTATATGTTTATGTCAGCTACAAACTACCATAGCAAATTATATGTGAAATAGACAATGTAATGCAGTTTAAGACTGAATTAAAGAACTTTCTGTTGGGCACCTCCTTTTACTCTATTGTAGAGTATAAATCCTTAAATTTAATGTTTTAGCTTATTTTATAATTAGAATTAGTACAGTAGTACAAAAAGTTTTACTAATGCTACGTGTGGCAGACATTTCTGTATCCTTGTCAATTATAAATGAGCAAGCATGTACACAGTTTGTTTGGTTTTCATACTTGAATTGAAAGGGACCAAAATGGTTCCAAAGGATGTTATTTGATATAGACTTATCCTCTATATTTTCAATTACTTGTTTTGTATTTTTCAATTTGTTTGAGGTGTTCTCTGGGCAGTGTTAGGCAAATGAATTTCATCTTCAGACCCTTTATGGCTCAGCAGGTGCTGAACGAGGCTACCATCGCCATACAGTGTGTCTAGGAGGACCTCACAGTACTTCATGTTATGAACATCAAAGATAAAGTCAGAGAGTATGTAAAGTATGTGATTATGCAAAAGATAAGGTTAGAATTTGAGCCTGTCTCTGTTCAAGTCAGACATATGTATATCTGAAACAAAGATTAACAGTTATTTAAACTAAGAGGCACCCACATgctttgctcatactgtggcatcaagcagtcaggcctgcaagatgagtggtctgccaagcgagtggattcattcttatttatctagtaatatgaactctcgtactctcaattaagttacaaattatcctcctgtatgaattatacgcaacggaaacgcacatctgactatcagtaatttacagaaccctgactgttcactacgcactggcaataccacattttcttttttgtctattatttaacggcttttatcaacacgtggccaccgcactgaatatgaatggcgcacacattataaattcgggacataatgacaacatacaattcgaaggaaaagtccaccaatctttttcttttcactatcttatttattccgataaattctataacctaaacacacaaattctataacctacaacaataacacatgagaaattccacccagtgggcatggctttacattggtgattctctaccttatggtctcgtaattatttaacgctacagtacactttctggataggatggcggatcttttattatatctcacacttcgactctcacaatcatcatcacgaaactttcctccagatcgagcggtacagaaggaacaagcataacccactaatcttttgaaactaccttgctactctcccatgcaaaccacacatacttaaattacatgacatacaccacactacaacatgaaatacaacacaggcaatagtcacaacattatcactttcagctttcccacttcaattaatatttatcccagtttcacacgacactgccccacttcgtaagtctactttcctactatgaactctggagatatatgcacgtcttcctgtgcaatgcaagccaagtggcgttgctggatagacggctgactcaccttgtttctctctcagagtgttgtagtttgaatcaagtgtcacacggaaacatatctcgcaaagtaatattaagaacatattcatcacacgcaCGAGTCcgcaactgataccatggatgagtacttctctttatcctttgtctcatacacagattgagactcacacagtactcaccacgtggaagtactcgcctctaatttcaagtcctgcacacgctatttcttaaatctttcaacttatagtacacacgctagtaattcagcttaacttaagcacatggaagtatttcaacttattgctatacgtggtttcattgtgaccgttggtcacttctgaagattactatgatcccattaatattacctgcctgacatttaattctcccccacaaaagttcctgaaatagagaaattattatttcaaactactcttaaatattccacatgcataccatgtctccactcttttgtcttcacggagcacaactaagacaggtcttaacagcacaagatccagcggcagagtaccgaaacatggccgttcttcaggtcctctcgcacctctgctgaagtgggggagaaccttgctaccgtattggtcagccacatttcaggcgctcagagctcaggtaaatttcatctctttggtcccaccaaaggtggccaaaggatcgtctcaaagatgatcatatattcacattcactatctgcggttagcagatgaccatacattcactcatttcacagatctcaccaaactggatgtagggatttactttgtgggagtgcacatgtgatcaattaaataaataaattgtattctttcccacactggtatctggcttcgctgtattaattgaaattatttttcaaaaaaaatgtgttgttctggcaaaaataatgaagtatgttgtacctattttcaatgctgggctgtactgtaccctttcaaaacgAATGACAGTTATTTCAAAGAGAAGAATACTAgtatattattaattaattctATTTAAAGCAGAAAGATATACCCAAAACAGGAGTTGTATTTCATATGGCGACCACATTGAGAAACGAATCTGCAGCAACCAGAGGAATGTAGTAAATAAAGATGAAGAATTGGTTACTATTACATAGTTTTTCAATATTCAGAAAGATGAAAAGACTTATTGAAATCACTTTAATTACGACTCTGTTCCTTGCTATTCAAAATTTTCGCCACTTTCATGTGGCAATCATGTTGGGCAGTGCATCTGTGAGAATTTAATAGATTCATTCTCTGTGGAGACACTACGATACAGTGATCAAAACTCAAT
This window contains:
- the LOC124775364 gene encoding uncharacterized protein LOC124775364, translated to MSDIVSKTAAATGVRRSSVYRVISEYKATHSLKSPKKGKLPQKLSESVDDFDRNAIRRKVHDFFFRNELPTIKKVLTVVNEDADLRKFRRATFYKLLREMNFKYVRRGRDSLLIDRDDIILWRWRNLRAIKRLRDEGRPIYYLEETWVNARHTRSYVWVDDTINSSKQAFLSGLSTGSKEPSGKGKRLIIAYIGSKPGFAEGC